A stretch of Peteryoungia algae DNA encodes these proteins:
- a CDS encoding DUF3833 family protein yields the protein MPKLTLALVGLAMSLLPSTGQAADNFTFEDYFTGRTEAVGSFSAINGMKRKFTVDLTGKWDGKTLTLREDFVFDDGTKDRKTWRFVKTSPTTYLGTREDVIGETKVTLNGTVARFNYLVYLSPETKGNKVHFWDKMVLRKDGTVLNTALVTKFGFPVAKTTVEFRKPGK from the coding sequence ATGCCGAAGCTCACCTTGGCCCTTGTCGGGCTAGCCATGAGCCTGCTGCCGTCCACCGGACAGGCAGCCGACAATTTCACCTTCGAGGACTATTTCACCGGTCGGACGGAAGCGGTGGGTTCGTTCAGCGCGATCAACGGGATGAAGCGCAAGTTCACCGTTGATCTGACCGGCAAGTGGGACGGCAAGACGCTGACACTGCGCGAAGACTTTGTCTTTGACGACGGCACCAAGGACCGCAAGACATGGCGTTTCGTCAAGACAAGCCCGACCACCTATCTGGGCACGCGCGAGGATGTCATCGGTGAGACGAAAGTGACTCTGAATGGCACTGTTGCCCGCTTCAACTACCTCGTCTATCTGAGCCCCGAGACGAAGGGCAACAAGGTTCACTTCTGGGACAAGATGGTGCTGCGCAAGGACGGTACGGTGCTCAACACGGCGCTCGTCACCAAATTCGGTTTCCCGGTCGCAAAGACCACCGTCGAGTTCCGCAAGCCGGGAAAATAG
- the iolB gene encoding 5-deoxy-glucuronate isomerase codes for MTDLLRKPTGTSSKVHDITPASAGWGYVGFGLYRLKAGESAAEATGETEVILVLVEGKATVSGGGKDFGELGDRMSVFEKTPPHCVYVPAGADWAAKATTDCVLAICTAPAVPGREAQRIGPEGISLVERGKGANTRHIYPIAMEDRDVADSLLVTEVFTPSGNWSSYPPHRHDEDNFPEMTYLEETYYHRLNPAQGFGFQRVFTEDGSLDETMAVSDGDVVLVPKGHHPCGVPHGYEMYYLNVMAGPLRKWRFQNHPQHDWIYQRDNG; via the coding sequence ATGACCGATCTGTTGCGCAAGCCTACGGGCACATCCAGCAAGGTGCACGACATCACACCTGCCAGCGCAGGCTGGGGCTATGTCGGTTTCGGGCTTTATCGCCTGAAGGCGGGCGAGAGTGCCGCAGAGGCCACGGGTGAGACGGAAGTCATTCTCGTTCTCGTCGAAGGCAAGGCAACGGTCTCCGGTGGCGGCAAGGACTTTGGCGAACTCGGCGACCGCATGTCGGTCTTCGAGAAGACGCCGCCGCATTGCGTCTATGTGCCGGCGGGTGCCGACTGGGCGGCAAAGGCCACGACCGACTGCGTGCTTGCAATCTGCACGGCGCCCGCCGTGCCGGGCCGCGAGGCCCAGCGGATCGGGCCAGAGGGCATTTCGCTTGTCGAGCGTGGCAAGGGCGCCAATACGCGGCATATCTATCCGATTGCCATGGAAGACCGGGATGTCGCCGACAGCCTCCTGGTGACGGAAGTCTTTACGCCCTCGGGCAATTGGTCGTCCTACCCGCCACATCGGCACGACGAGGACAATTTCCCCGAGATGACCTATCTCGAAGAGACCTATTACCACCGCCTCAACCCGGCTCAGGGCTTCGGCTTCCAGCGCGTGTTCACCGAGGACGGCTCGCTGGACGAGACCATGGCCGTCTCGGACGGTGATGTGGTCTTGGTGCCGAAGGGGCATCACCCCTGCGGCGTGCCGCATGGCTATGAGATGTATTATCTCAATGTCATGGCCGGACCCTTGCGCAAATGGCGCTTCCAGAATCATCCGCAGCATGACTGGATTTACCAGCGCGACAACGGCTGA
- the iolE gene encoding myo-inosose-2 dehydratase, protein MILFGTNPIAWSNDDDRRLGAHISLEQCLDETAKIGFDGIEKGHKLPTDPAELTSVLEPRGLKFVSGWHSLNLLTNSIEEEKAAMQPFLDVLKAMGCKVIIVCETSNAIHGADDTALADRPKLIDAEWAKFGAGVEALAEFSASQGISLVYHHHMGTVVETETEIDKLMEHTGPHTKLLLDTGHCYFGGGNPEAIATKYMHRVGHIHAKNVRPVIADQVRSENLSFLEGVRRGVFTVPGDTEGGVSFPPVLKIAAEHSYEGWIVIEAEQDPDVRNPFDYQSLGLKSLKSFAREAGLI, encoded by the coding sequence ATGATCCTGTTCGGTACCAATCCGATTGCATGGTCCAACGACGACGACCGCCGCCTCGGCGCCCATATCAGCCTCGAACAATGCCTCGACGAAACCGCAAAGATCGGTTTCGACGGCATCGAGAAGGGCCACAAGCTGCCGACCGATCCGGCCGAATTGACGTCGGTGCTGGAGCCGCGCGGCCTGAAATTCGTTTCCGGCTGGCATTCGTTGAACCTGCTCACGAACTCGATCGAAGAGGAAAAGGCCGCCATGCAGCCTTTCCTCGACGTGCTGAAGGCCATGGGCTGCAAGGTGATCATCGTCTGCGAAACCTCGAACGCCATCCATGGCGCCGATGACACGGCTCTTGCCGACCGTCCAAAGCTCATCGACGCCGAATGGGCAAAGTTCGGCGCCGGCGTCGAGGCGCTGGCCGAGTTCTCGGCCTCTCAGGGCATCTCGCTGGTCTATCACCACCATATGGGCACGGTGGTCGAGACCGAGACCGAAATCGACAAACTGATGGAGCACACCGGCCCGCATACGAAGCTGTTGCTTGATACCGGTCATTGCTATTTCGGCGGCGGCAATCCGGAAGCGATTGCCACAAAATACATGCACCGCGTCGGCCATATCCACGCGAAAAATGTACGCCCGGTGATTGCGGATCAGGTGCGCAGCGAAAATCTGTCCTTTCTCGAAGGCGTGCGTCGCGGTGTCTTTACCGTGCCTGGCGACACGGAAGGTGGGGTAAGCTTCCCGCCAGTGCTGAAGATCGCTGCCGAGCACAGCTATGAGGGCTGGATCGTCATCGAGGCCGAGCAGGATCCGGACGTGCGCAATCCCTTTGACTATCAAAGCCTGGGTCTGAAGTCGCTCAAGAGCTTTGCCAGGGAAGCCGGGCTGATCTGA
- the iolD gene encoding 3D-(3,5/4)-trihydroxycyclohexane-1,2-dione acylhydrolase (decyclizing), with protein sequence MKTIRLTAAQAMVRYLANQLNEDGVPYIAGMWAIFGHGNVAGIGEALYGIREELPTYRGQNEQSMAHAAIAYAKQLGRRRAMAVTSSIGPGALNMVTAAALAHVNRLPVLLIPGDVFANRGPDPVLQQIEDFGDGTMSANDCFRPVSRYFDRIMRPEQLLTALPRAMRTLTDPADCGPVTLAFCQDVQAEAYDYPESFFARKTWRFRRPEPDVVEFEAAVEALRAAKNPVIVAGGGVHFSGATDTLKAFVEKHQIPVVETQAGKSALAWDHGLNFGPVGVTGAESANLVSEKADLVIGVGTRFQDFTTGSWALFKNPSRKILALNVQAYDSAKHDAIPLVADARIGLEKLSAALGDHKFGAPDAGLKASWFAKADAVTAAPVDSNSLPTDMQVIGAVQRASRDNTVVMCAAGTMPGELHQLWKSKLPLSYHMEYGFSCMGYEIAGGLGIKMAEPDRDVIVMVGDGSYMMMNSELATAVGMGVKITLVITDNRGYGCINRLQMGTGGAEFNNLYAHTNVSPMAIDFAAHAASMGARSHKVSSISELETALDAARAATETTVIVIDTDPYPTTGAGGYWWDVAVPEVSARKEVTQARAAYEAALKERN encoded by the coding sequence ATGAAGACGATCCGGCTGACCGCCGCTCAGGCGATGGTGCGTTATCTCGCCAATCAGTTGAACGAGGATGGCGTACCCTATATCGCCGGCATGTGGGCGATCTTTGGCCACGGCAACGTGGCCGGCATCGGCGAGGCGCTCTATGGCATACGCGAGGAGCTGCCCACCTATCGCGGGCAGAACGAGCAGTCGATGGCGCATGCGGCCATCGCCTATGCCAAGCAGCTCGGCCGTCGTCGCGCGATGGCGGTGACGTCCTCCATCGGCCCCGGCGCGCTCAATATGGTGACGGCTGCGGCTCTCGCCCATGTCAACCGCCTGCCGGTTCTCCTCATTCCCGGCGATGTCTTCGCCAATCGTGGCCCGGATCCCGTGCTTCAGCAGATCGAGGATTTTGGCGACGGCACCATGTCGGCGAACGACTGCTTCCGTCCCGTGTCGCGCTACTTCGACCGGATCATGCGGCCGGAGCAGCTTTTGACCGCTTTGCCGCGCGCCATGCGCACGCTCACCGATCCCGCTGATTGCGGTCCTGTGACGCTTGCCTTTTGCCAGGATGTGCAAGCCGAGGCTTACGATTACCCTGAAAGCTTCTTCGCCAGGAAAACCTGGCGCTTCCGTCGTCCCGAACCCGATGTCGTGGAATTCGAGGCGGCGGTCGAGGCCCTGAGGGCCGCAAAGAACCCTGTGATCGTGGCCGGTGGCGGCGTGCATTTTTCCGGCGCGACCGATACGCTGAAGGCTTTCGTCGAGAAGCACCAGATCCCCGTCGTCGAGACGCAGGCCGGCAAGTCTGCGCTCGCCTGGGACCATGGTCTGAACTTCGGCCCTGTTGGCGTGACCGGTGCCGAAAGCGCCAATCTGGTCTCGGAAAAGGCCGATCTCGTGATTGGCGTCGGCACACGTTTCCAGGATTTCACCACCGGGTCCTGGGCACTGTTCAAGAATCCCAGCCGAAAGATCCTCGCGCTCAACGTGCAGGCGTATGACAGCGCCAAGCATGATGCGATCCCGCTCGTGGCTGACGCCAGGATCGGGCTGGAAAAGCTCTCGGCTGCGCTCGGCGATCACAAGTTCGGTGCGCCCGATGCCGGTCTCAAGGCCTCCTGGTTCGCCAAGGCGGATGCCGTCACCGCTGCCCCGGTCGATAGCAATTCGCTTCCGACGGACATGCAGGTGATCGGCGCCGTGCAACGCGCCTCGCGCGACAACACCGTCGTCATGTGCGCCGCCGGCACCATGCCGGGCGAGTTGCACCAGCTGTGGAAGTCCAAGCTGCCGCTTTCCTATCACATGGAATACGGCTTCTCCTGCATGGGCTATGAGATCGCCGGCGGTCTCGGCATCAAGATGGCAGAGCCCGATCGTGACGTTATCGTCATGGTCGGCGACGGCTCCTACATGATGATGAACTCGGAACTCGCGACCGCAGTCGGCATGGGCGTGAAGATCACGCTGGTGATCACCGACAACAGGGGTTACGGCTGCATCAACCGGCTACAGATGGGCACCGGCGGTGCTGAGTTCAACAATCTCTACGCCCATACGAATGTCAGCCCGATGGCCATCGACTTTGCCGCCCACGCTGCGTCGATGGGTGCGCGATCCCACAAGGTGTCGTCGATATCAGAGCTGGAAACCGCACTCGATGCCGCCCGTGCGGCGACCGAGACAACCGTCATCGTCATTGATACCGATCCTTATCCGACCACAGGAGCCGGCGGCTACTGGTGGGATGTCGCGGTGCCGGAGGTTTCGGCCCGCAAGGAAGTCACGCAAGCCCGCGCAGCATATGAAGCCGCACTCAAGGAAAGAAACTGA
- a CDS encoding bifunctional 5-dehydro-2-deoxygluconokinase/5-dehydro-2-deoxyphosphogluconate aldolase, whose protein sequence is MASLDLITIGRSSVDLYGAQVGGRLEDMASFNKYIGGSPTNIAAGTARLGLKSALITRVGDEHMGRFIREQLVREGVDVRGVKTDKERLTALVLLGIRDEYQFPLIFYRENCADMALSEEDIDPDFVSEARCVCVTGTHLSNPRTEQAVLKALEIARQSGGLTALDIDYRPNLWGLAGHGDGESRFVESKKVTAKLQSTLHLFNLIVGTEEEFHIAGGSTDTIEALRAVRQVSPATLVCKRGPMGAVVFEDAIPDSLDEGQAGEGFPIEVFNVLGAGDGFMSGLLKGWLTGEDWPTSLKFANACGAFAVSRHGCTPAYPSWEELQYFFKTGIKNKALRKDAALEQVHWSTNRKADWSTMRVFAFDHRMQLEAMAREADVSDDRIGAFKTLCLDAALRVSDGKAGYGLLCDSRLGRDALYRAAGTGLWIGRPVEWPGSRPLTLEPEIGPDFGGLVEWPIDHVVKVLAFYHPDDTAEMKADQEQTVLRLFHAARRNRLEFLLEVIPSKVGACDDETTAKIIDRFYEIGVYPDWWKLEPMKTTASWANACAAIERHDPYTRGIVVLGLDAPQAELEASFQLAAGFGLVKGFAVGRTIFGDAARKWLAGSITDTQAVEDMAARYQSLCAIWDAARKAAAAAKGGQA, encoded by the coding sequence TTGGCTTCGCTCGATCTGATCACGATCGGCCGCTCGTCCGTGGACCTTTACGGGGCACAGGTTGGTGGTCGGCTGGAGGACATGGCCTCCTTCAACAAGTATATTGGCGGGTCGCCGACCAATATCGCGGCCGGAACTGCGCGGCTTGGCCTCAAATCGGCGCTGATCACCCGAGTCGGTGACGAGCATATGGGTCGCTTCATTCGCGAACAGCTGGTGCGCGAGGGCGTCGATGTGCGCGGCGTCAAGACCGACAAGGAGCGCCTGACGGCGCTGGTGCTGCTTGGCATCCGCGACGAATACCAGTTTCCGCTGATTTTCTACCGCGAGAACTGCGCCGACATGGCGCTGTCGGAAGAGGACATCGACCCGGACTTCGTTTCCGAAGCGCGTTGCGTGTGTGTGACGGGTACGCATCTCTCGAACCCTCGGACCGAACAGGCCGTTCTGAAGGCGCTGGAAATCGCCCGGCAGTCGGGAGGGTTGACCGCACTCGACATCGATTACCGCCCGAACCTCTGGGGTCTTGCTGGCCATGGCGATGGCGAGAGCCGGTTCGTCGAATCCAAAAAGGTGACTGCAAAGCTGCAGTCGACGCTGCATCTGTTCAACCTGATCGTCGGCACGGAAGAGGAATTCCATATCGCCGGCGGCTCGACCGATACGATCGAGGCGCTGAGAGCCGTGCGGCAGGTCTCGCCGGCGACGCTGGTCTGCAAACGCGGGCCGATGGGCGCCGTGGTCTTCGAGGATGCTATCCCTGACAGTCTCGACGAGGGGCAGGCCGGCGAGGGATTTCCGATCGAAGTCTTCAACGTGCTGGGCGCCGGCGATGGCTTCATGTCCGGGCTGCTCAAGGGCTGGCTGACGGGCGAGGACTGGCCGACATCGCTGAAATTTGCCAATGCCTGCGGCGCCTTCGCCGTCTCCCGCCATGGCTGCACACCGGCCTATCCGAGCTGGGAAGAACTGCAGTATTTCTTCAAGACCGGCATCAAGAACAAGGCGCTGCGCAAGGATGCAGCGCTCGAGCAGGTGCATTGGTCGACCAATCGCAAGGCTGACTGGTCGACCATGCGGGTGTTCGCCTTCGACCACCGGATGCAGCTGGAAGCCATGGCCAGGGAGGCCGATGTTTCGGACGACAGGATCGGCGCGTTCAAGACCCTCTGCCTCGATGCCGCCCTGCGGGTTTCCGATGGCAAAGCCGGGTATGGTCTGCTCTGCGACAGCCGCCTGGGGCGCGATGCACTCTATCGCGCTGCCGGCACGGGCCTGTGGATTGGCCGTCCCGTCGAATGGCCGGGCTCGCGCCCGCTGACGCTGGAGCCGGAGATTGGTCCGGATTTCGGCGGTCTGGTCGAATGGCCGATCGATCATGTCGTGAAGGTTCTTGCCTTCTATCACCCGGATGACACGGCCGAAATGAAAGCCGATCAGGAGCAGACGGTTCTGCGGCTCTTCCATGCGGCCCGCCGCAACCGGTTGGAATTCCTGCTGGAGGTCATCCCGTCCAAGGTCGGTGCCTGTGATGACGAGACCACGGCCAAGATCATCGACCGCTTCTACGAGATCGGCGTCTACCCCGACTGGTGGAAGCTGGAGCCGATGAAGACGACGGCCTCCTGGGCGAATGCCTGCGCGGCGATCGAGCGCCATGATCCCTATACACGTGGCATCGTTGTGCTTGGTCTCGATGCGCCGCAGGCGGAACTGGAGGCGAGTTTCCAGCTTGCTGCCGGCTTTGGTCTCGTCAAGGGGTTTGCTGTCGGGCGCACCATCTTCGGTGACGCGGCGCGCAAGTGGCTTGCCGGAAGCATTACGGATACCCAGGCTGTGGAGGATATGGCGGCGCGTTACCAAAGCCTCTGTGCAATCTGGGATGCGGCGCGGAAGGCGGCGGCTGCCGCCAAGGGAGGACAAGCATGA
- a CDS encoding MurR/RpiR family transcriptional regulator produces MSESGGAQTIKEFEDRLLEVSGSLPKRLKQCADYVAANKDRIAVSTVAEMAEGAGVQPSAFMRFCQIMGFSGFSEMQKLFRESFVGGWPDYSTRLQHLREKAEGSPSALLAEFVEAGRLSLENLVKTVDPPTMEAAVRQLSEARMIHIIGLRRSFPVASYMAYAFEKMGVPAMLHSVVGRLDNHHAIREGDALLAVTFSPYSTETLELVEQVRGRGIPVIAVTDTVVSPLRRMGATLLSVSEVDFGAFRSLSATLCLAITLSVAVGTARQDD; encoded by the coding sequence ATGAGCGAGAGCGGCGGAGCGCAGACGATCAAGGAGTTCGAGGACCGGTTGCTGGAAGTCTCCGGCAGCCTGCCCAAGCGACTAAAGCAATGCGCTGACTATGTTGCAGCCAACAAGGACCGCATCGCCGTCTCTACCGTCGCAGAGATGGCAGAGGGTGCGGGCGTGCAGCCGTCTGCCTTCATGCGGTTTTGCCAGATCATGGGGTTCTCCGGGTTCTCCGAAATGCAAAAGCTGTTTCGAGAGAGCTTTGTCGGGGGGTGGCCCGATTACTCGACACGCCTCCAGCATCTGCGAGAAAAGGCCGAGGGCTCACCTTCGGCGCTGTTGGCCGAATTTGTGGAGGCGGGCCGACTCTCGCTGGAAAATCTCGTCAAAACAGTTGATCCGCCGACGATGGAGGCTGCCGTCAGGCAGCTTTCCGAGGCGCGGATGATTCATATCATCGGTCTGCGGCGGAGCTTTCCGGTCGCGAGTTACATGGCCTATGCCTTCGAGAAGATGGGCGTTCCTGCCATGTTGCACAGCGTCGTCGGGCGGCTCGACAATCACCATGCAATCCGCGAAGGCGACGCGCTCCTCGCCGTAACCTTTTCGCCCTATTCGACCGAGACACTCGAGCTCGTCGAACAGGTTCGAGGGCGCGGTATTCCCGTCATTGCGGTCACGGATACGGTCGTCAGCCCGCTCCGGCGCATGGGGGCGACGCTGCTGTCGGTTTCGGAAGTCGATTTCGGGGCATTCCGCTCGCTGTCGGCCACGCTTTGCCTGGCAATCACGCTCTCGGTTGCTGTCGGCACTGCGCGACAGGATGACTGA
- the iolG gene encoding inositol 2-dehydrogenase yields MVTRLALLGAGRIGKVHAKAIAEDKRAKLVAVADAFAEAANAIATQTGCVVKTIEEIEADKAIDAVIICTPTNTHADLIERFAKAGKAIFCEKPIDLDVNRAKACLETVRAVGGKVMLGFNRRFDPHFQAVRKEIDKGSIGKVEMVTITSRDPGAPPAEYIKVSGGIFRDMTIHDFDMARFLLGEEIETVQASASVLVDPKIGELGDYDSASLILTTKSGRQAIISNSRRASYGYDQRIEVHGSLGSVSAENQRPVSIEVANKDGYTRPPLHDFFMTRYTAAYAAEISAFIDALDNGTPMAPSAEDGLIALALADAAVRSARDKSAVTVAY; encoded by the coding sequence ATGGTCACGAGACTGGCACTTCTGGGCGCTGGCCGCATCGGCAAGGTGCATGCGAAAGCCATCGCGGAAGACAAGCGCGCGAAACTCGTCGCTGTCGCCGACGCATTCGCGGAAGCCGCAAATGCCATCGCCACGCAGACCGGATGCGTCGTGAAGACGATCGAGGAAATCGAGGCAGACAAGGCTATCGACGCCGTCATCATTTGCACGCCGACCAACACCCATGCCGACCTGATCGAACGTTTCGCCAAGGCCGGCAAGGCGATCTTCTGCGAAAAGCCGATCGATCTGGATGTTAACAGGGCGAAGGCCTGCCTTGAGACCGTGCGCGCTGTTGGCGGAAAGGTCATGCTCGGTTTTAACCGTCGCTTCGACCCGCACTTCCAGGCCGTGCGCAAGGAAATCGACAAGGGCTCGATCGGCAAAGTGGAGATGGTGACGATCACCAGCCGCGACCCGGGCGCGCCTCCTGCCGAATATATCAAGGTCTCCGGCGGCATCTTCCGCGACATGACCATCCACGATTTCGACATGGCCCGCTTCCTGCTGGGCGAAGAAATCGAAACGGTCCAGGCCTCGGCCTCGGTGCTGGTTGACCCCAAGATCGGCGAGCTCGGCGACTACGACAGTGCCTCGCTGATCCTGACGACAAAGAGCGGCCGCCAGGCGATCATCTCCAACTCGCGCCGCGCATCCTATGGCTACGACCAGCGCATCGAGGTGCACGGCTCGCTCGGCTCGGTCTCGGCCGAAAACCAGCGGCCGGTCTCGATCGAGGTCGCCAACAAGGACGGCTATACCCGCCCGCCGCTGCATGATTTCTTCATGACGCGATACACGGCGGCCTATGCGGCCGAGATCTCTGCCTTCATCGACGCGCTCGACAACGGCACGCCGATGGCGCCGTCAGCCGAAGACGGCCTGATCGCGCTGGCGCTCGCCGACGCGGCAGTGAGGTCGGCCAGGGACAAATCCGCAGTCACCGTCGCCTACTGA
- a CDS encoding Gfo/Idh/MocA family protein: MSAAPIRLLVLGTGGMANSHAMNFSTISDVQLVAAVDLDMATVRAFAARHHIPNTFTSLDEAIAWGEFDAVTNVTPDKVHYPTTLKLIAAGKHVMCEKPLAENYAKADEMATAAENSGLVNMVNLTYRNVAQVQKARQMVLAGEIGKVRHIEASYLQSWLVSKAWGDWATESQWLWRLSTKHGSNGVLGDVGIHILDFVGFGAVTEIDHVFARMKAFEKAPGNKIGEYDLDANDSFTMTAEFTNGAMGVIHASRWATGHLNELRLRVHGDKGALEVIHRLDKSSLRACLQEDVEKAVWREIEVDPVETNYQKFITAIRSGYAQEPSFRHAANLQKILDLAMLTEVERRELVV; this comes from the coding sequence ATGAGCGCTGCCCCTATCCGTCTTCTGGTGCTCGGCACCGGGGGCATGGCCAATTCCCATGCGATGAACTTTTCGACGATATCCGACGTGCAACTTGTGGCGGCGGTCGATCTCGATATGGCCACAGTGCGCGCCTTTGCGGCTCGGCACCACATTCCCAACACCTTCACCTCGCTCGACGAGGCGATCGCCTGGGGTGAATTCGATGCCGTCACCAATGTAACGCCGGACAAGGTGCATTATCCGACGACGCTCAAGCTGATTGCTGCCGGCAAGCATGTCATGTGCGAGAAGCCGCTCGCGGAGAATTACGCCAAGGCCGACGAAATGGCGACGGCGGCGGAGAATTCCGGCCTCGTCAACATGGTCAACCTCACCTACCGCAATGTGGCGCAGGTGCAGAAGGCCCGGCAGATGGTGCTGGCCGGCGAGATCGGCAAGGTTCGTCATATCGAGGCTTCCTATCTGCAGAGCTGGCTCGTCTCCAAGGCCTGGGGGGATTGGGCGACCGAAAGCCAGTGGCTGTGGCGGCTGTCGACGAAACATGGCTCCAACGGCGTGCTCGGCGATGTCGGCATCCATATCCTCGACTTTGTCGGCTTTGGCGCGGTGACGGAGATCGATCACGTCTTTGCCCGGATGAAAGCCTTCGAAAAGGCGCCGGGCAACAAGATCGGCGAATATGATCTCGACGCCAATGACAGTTTCACCATGACGGCCGAGTTTACCAATGGTGCCATGGGCGTCATCCATGCGAGCCGCTGGGCAACGGGCCATTTGAACGAGCTTCGCCTGCGCGTGCATGGCGACAAAGGCGCGCTGGAAGTCATTCATCGTCTGGACAAGTCCAGCCTCAGGGCCTGCCTCCAGGAGGATGTCGAGAAGGCCGTCTGGCGCGAGATCGAAGTCGATCCGGTGGAAACGAATTATCAGAAGTTCATCACCGCGATCCGTTCCGGCTATGCGCAGGAGCCGAGCTTCCGCCATGCGGCCAACCTGCAGAAGATCCTCGACCTTGCCATGTTGACCGAAGTCGAACGCCGCGAACTCGTCGTCTGA
- a CDS encoding ThuA domain-containing protein, with the protein MAIRTVVWGENIHERENATVREIYPDGMHATIAAALNTDSEIEATTATLQEPEHGLPLDRLAETDVLVWWGHKAHGEVSEEVVERVAKRVWEGMGLLVLHSGHFAKPFKRLMGTPCALKWREAGERERIWTVNPGHPIAAGIPENFVLENEEMYGEFFSVPEPLETVFISWFAGGEVFRSGLTWRRGAGNIFYFRPGHETYPTYHDANVQQVIRNGVKWAYNPMPRYGAVHDAPNVPVEEALEPITERGPRLHQAGEEGYK; encoded by the coding sequence GTGGCGATCAGAACTGTTGTCTGGGGTGAAAATATTCACGAGCGGGAAAACGCAACCGTCCGGGAGATTTATCCCGATGGCATGCATGCGACGATTGCTGCTGCGCTGAACACGGATTCCGAGATCGAGGCAACGACGGCGACCCTGCAGGAGCCGGAACACGGTTTGCCTTTGGACCGGCTCGCCGAGACCGATGTGCTCGTGTGGTGGGGTCACAAGGCGCATGGCGAAGTCTCTGAGGAGGTTGTCGAGCGGGTTGCGAAACGGGTCTGGGAAGGCATGGGTCTGCTCGTCCTGCATTCCGGGCATTTCGCCAAGCCGTTCAAGCGGCTCATGGGCACTCCCTGCGCGTTGAAGTGGCGCGAAGCGGGCGAGCGCGAGCGGATCTGGACCGTCAATCCCGGCCACCCGATTGCCGCCGGTATCCCTGAGAATTTCGTGCTGGAAAACGAGGAAATGTACGGCGAATTCTTCTCCGTTCCCGAGCCGCTGGAGACCGTGTTCATCTCCTGGTTCGCCGGTGGCGAGGTGTTTCGCTCGGGCCTGACCTGGCGGCGTGGGGCCGGCAACATCTTCTACTTCCGTCCGGGCCACGAGACCTATCCGACATACCACGATGCCAATGTGCAGCAGGTCATCCGCAACGGGGTCAAGTGGGCCTACAATCCGATGCCGCGTTACGGCGCCGTGCACGATGCGCCGAATGTCCCGGTCGAAGAGGCGCTGGAGCCAATCACCGAGCGAGGGCCGCGTTTGCACCAGGCTGGCGAGGAAGGCTATAAATGA
- a CDS encoding substrate-binding domain-containing protein has product MKLKEFAQQIGLSPTTVSRALSGYPEVNEATRTRVLQEAARLGYRPNINAVRLATGRAGAIGVVMTKTGDYQFSEFMSGMADRLSGEDIDMLITPMAEHDTGDEIQLYRRLAESRRVDAVVIHSPRPRDPRIALLSQLKLPFIVHGRSSTEVPHAWLDIDNEGAIRRSTEHLLDLGHRRIALLNGREGLTFTLHRLAGYTEALRDRGIDFDPKLVTHGDFTDEIGFHFARAALEQRPRPTAFVAGSMMTALGVYRAARTRNLIIGQDISVIAHDDVFPYLTAENMTPSLSTTRSSIRAAGSRITDLLLQILAGREASDVRELWPVELILRETSRPVSREQST; this is encoded by the coding sequence ATGAAGCTCAAGGAATTCGCCCAGCAGATCGGATTGTCACCGACAACGGTGAGCCGCGCTTTGAGCGGCTATCCGGAGGTGAACGAAGCGACACGCACCAGGGTGTTGCAGGAGGCCGCCCGCCTCGGCTACCGGCCCAACATCAATGCCGTTCGCCTCGCGACCGGACGGGCGGGCGCCATCGGCGTCGTCATGACCAAGACCGGCGACTACCAGTTTTCCGAATTCATGAGCGGCATGGCCGACCGCCTGAGCGGCGAAGACATCGACATGCTGATCACGCCGATGGCCGAACACGACACGGGCGATGAAATTCAACTCTACCGACGCCTCGCAGAAAGTCGCCGCGTCGATGCTGTCGTCATTCATTCGCCACGCCCCAGGGATCCGCGCATCGCCCTGCTGTCCCAACTGAAACTTCCCTTCATCGTGCACGGCCGCTCATCCACCGAGGTGCCGCATGCCTGGCTGGATATCGACAACGAGGGCGCCATCCGGCGCAGTACCGAACACCTGCTCGATCTCGGCCACCGGCGCATCGCACTGTTGAACGGGCGCGAGGGTCTGACCTTCACCCTGCATCGGCTCGCCGGTTACACGGAAGCGCTGCGCGACCGTGGCATCGACTTCGACCCGAAGCTTGTCACGCATGGCGATTTCACCGACGAGATCGGCTTTCACTTTGCCCGCGCGGCACTCGAGCAGCGCCCGCGCCCAACTGCCTTCGTCGCCGGCTCGATGATGACGGCACTCGGTGTGTACCGCGCGGCCAGGACGAGGAACCTGATCATCGGTCAGGACATATCCGTCATAGCCCATGACGACGTCTTCCCCTATCTGACCGCGGAGAACATGACGCCGTCGCTATCCACCACCCGTTCTTCGATCCGCGCTGCCGGAAGCCGGATCACTGACCTCCTTCTGCAGATTTTGGCAGGCCGTGAGGCGAGCGATGTCAGGGAACTCTGGCCGGTTGAACTCATCCTGCGTGAAACGAGCCGCCCCGTATCGAGGGAACAGTCGACATGA